The following proteins are encoded in a genomic region of Rattus rattus isolate New Zealand chromosome 2, Rrattus_CSIRO_v1, whole genome shotgun sequence:
- the LOC116893477 gene encoding LOW QUALITY PROTEIN: cytochrome c oxidase assembly protein COX14-like (The sequence of the model RefSeq protein was modified relative to this genomic sequence to represent the inferred CDS: inserted 2 bases in 1 codon; deleted 1 base in 1 codon): MPSAKQLADIGYKTFSASMMLLTVHRGYLCSVXDLHYLSSRSARRQARRKKQKTSRSELGSSFGAFRP; this comes from the exons ATGCCGTCTGCCAAGCAGCTGGCCGACATTGGCTACAAGACCTTCTCTGCCTCGATGATGCTCCTCACTGTG CACAGGGGCTACCTCTGCAGCGT TGACCTGCATTACCTCAGCTCACGCAGTGCCAGGCGCCAGGCACGGCGGAAGAAACAGAAGACCTCAAGGTCTGAGCTCGGCTCTTCCTTTGGCGCCTTCCGGCCGTGA